The nucleotide sequence AAGAATCCAGTTAATCATAGTGGTTATAGTAAGAATGAGTGCAAGGCGAGGCTTGTTGGTAGACTTTCCGTCGATGGGAAGTGgaagattacattgtttgaagatATCCACAACCACGATCTAAGTCCTAGTTATTCTAGATTCTTCGTGTGTACCAGGAAAATAAACCTGAGTGTGAAAAGACAACTACAAATTAATGATATTGCTGGAATTTGACCGAACAAGAGTTACAATTCATTTGTCATGGTGTCGGTGGGCATGATAATTTTACAATGTATTTGTTTCTCAGTTGTTAATGATTTACAAATTATCAGTGTATTTAGCCAAGTTAATCATggcagtgacttattacattatattttgaAAGTGTATTTATTTCCCATTTTTTGACAAGTTTAATGTTATCATGCGgtaccttattacattatgtttttgacagtgtatttattTTCCAATATTTAATGCATTACGTATTAGCAGCGTATTTTACTACTAATATAGGCGAGTGTCtaaagagagagaagcgggaaagAAAATGgacatttagggttttgtgtcaatatatctatgtggcatgcttagtgggcatgtcacatagattatgtatattatgtacctgaaaaattatgtatgtatgttattTTCCTATAGTAACAGGATAATTAGACTTTCCTTAtcattataataaaataaagaataattagCCTTGCTTTGTTTAAACTAAATTTTAGTAAAGCATGTTTACATTTTATGTTCCATTGTCTAAAAACTTGTTTCAatccataaatatatatatatatatatatattttaacttaCATACTAGTTTATCATTTATCTGTTTTTGTCTTGGAGGTAATTTCATGTACATCTCTTCTTTTAATTCTCCATTTAAAAATGTATTATGCACATTTAAATGATGAATAAATCAATTATTCATAGCTGTTAGGGCAAGAAAAATCTTTATAGCAGTGCCTTTTACCACTAGAGCAAAAGTTTGTCCGTAGTAGGAAAAAGATTCATAGGCAATATTGGCTCTCACATAACCGTACAGTTCATTCTATCCCATGGGAAATTGCACTACTCTATTGCCCGATACTTTATATTCTGAAAATTCAGTTTCTTGGGTGGTCAAAAATTCTTTGGAGCAGATATGTCAAGGGTAAAAGTTGATATCGAGAAGTTTGATGGGATAATGAATTTTGACTTGTAGCGAGTACAAGTCAAGGATGTGCTGATTCAATCTGGGTTACACAAGGGTTGAAGAGGTGTGGACAATCTTGACAGCTGaagaaaaattgtcaaaaaggaGCATGTTCGGCTAAAAGCTCCAAAATCAGTAGATGGAGATGTTGATATTTTCGCTAATAGTGGAGTCTCTTTTCTCCATAAGAGGATGGTTATCATTTTGGCATGTTGATTTGGCATATTGATTCATTTCTATGTTGCCATGAAAGAGGATAGGTTACTGAAAGCGGATCCACGGGTTTGCACACGGGCATTGGTTTAGTGGTTATGCAGGGTGTGTGGTGGAAAGGTATGTCAGATGGGCTAAGGAACTCCCGGGAAAAGCCAAGCGTGGGGGTTACATCGTAAATTTCAACACGTTTTTTCGACATGAAGCCGAAAAGAAAAATCTTGGAATGGTAAAGTTCTAAGTGAGTATACTTTTTATGGTGGAGTATGATTGTCGGTAAAGATGATGTTATAGCGAAAGTTATGAAGGATGATTCTTGGTGTAGAGAGTTGTGACTATCGGTGAAGATGGTGGTATAGTGCAAGTTATGGAAAATTTTTTGATCAAGGTGGagattgttgattttgattaaaaaattaaaattaatttgccATGACTTTGTTAGACATTGTGGGACCACGTGAAGGAAACCAATTATGAAGCAAATTGGTATTGAATTTGTGGATTGAATTAAATAGGTGTTTGAattggttttgatttcttttgcttgTGGTAGACGGTAAGTTGCCTTTCTATATAATTGGAGAGGAGAGTTGTTTACAAAAAAGTGCTAGGTCGTTGCAGTGCCGAGGGAGCTGAGGGCAGAGCAGTGCAACGATAGACTGTGCTACCATGGGAAGGCTATACAGTTGCCGGGTATGGAGCTGAAGCGGAGTTCGTGCATGAGTGGTGAAAACTCATggtagagagagaaatcaaaggtttGTTAGAGAGAGCAAAGGGTATAACTTTGTGGTGTATCTCTTGGGGTTTAGCTTAGGTTTCTGTCGGTTAGAGATTCAAGATCTAAGGTGTTAGAGATATAGGCTAGATTAGGGCTTATGTAATCTCTTGGACTCTTTAGTATTTTTGGATAtcttggtgagagaaaattatcGGTGTGTGTTTGTACAAATTTTCCTCTGTATTTGAATGTTTTCCACATGAATCTTGtgttgttattgttgtttttcTCCATTTTAATTTCTCTGTTGTTGTGTTGATTCATTGTTGAGTGGAGTTGTTATCATTAGTGCCATCCATCAATCAAGAGTAGGGCTAGGTAGCTCATATAGTGATAGCCCATGGGAGCCCaagtattttaaataaaattttaaaacggtTTGACtgtcaaaatacatgttaaatttttttaaaaaattcatatttagAATCAACGCATGACACTCTTTCTAAAAAGTTTCATTGTCGATGAGCTAGTTTAATTGGATAAatattaattccattgttttttttcaatataatttcttaattccattatttttttgacttgaattttcaaaacaatgaattaaaaACTAgaacaatgaattatagactGTGCTTTAGAAAACAATAGATTTAGTTTAATTGGATAAatattaattccattgttttttttcaatagaatttcttaataccattatttttttgactggaattttcaaaaacaatgaattaaaaactaaaacaatgaattatatacTATGCTTtagaaaacaatagaatctatgctaaaacaataaattttggataatgaattatAGGATTAAAGAgtagaaataaaactattccattgattaaatcaatttaaTAAATATGGTAAGCCATCATAGGCTACCAAACtaatgggctacatgtcatttttgatcAATGAAACCTAGTGTGTGTCTCCGCCCTATCACTGTGATTGTGGAGAAGCTGTTATCCCCAGTCAACCaagttgaaaaaaagaaaagaaaaaacgaaGAAGGTATCTTCAAGTAAAATGTTCTACTTCAATgaaggacatatatatatatatacggacAAGGATATGTCACCAAACTTGAATGAAGGGCATCTTGATAAGTACAAGAAAGAAAGCCAATGATATGTCATATGCAGTCTTAAaatattcatattcatattattaattatactaaaaaattaaaaataacaataaaaatcgAAGGCATCTTGATAAGTACATGAAAGAAATCGGGTTAAGTGcaaataggtcactgaaagatatctCGATTTGCAATTAGatcactcaaagaaaaaaatttcaaattgggtcatttaatgttctaattttaagcaattaagtCATCTTGATCCAATTCCGATCAATTAGTCGTCGGAATTTACTGACATGTCACAAATTTATTGAAatatgatataaaataaaataaaaatgccatatggaattaaaaaatgatatggaatttaaaattaaaataaaaatgaaacgtgaaatatatcaacaacaaacaaaataaaatgtttcaaaaataaaaaaatagaaaataaaattatcctCTTTCATCAATCCCTCCCAGCCACCATCCCCACCCACTCCATCTCAACCCTCTTCCCCACCTCCACCACCTACAAATCCAACAAATCGAAATACATGTTTGAGTCACATATTAAAATCCAACAATTATTTCTCTACTAGAAGAGacaaagaacaaagaagaaTCAAGGAAGGGTTtgggttttcaaaatttaaagagcGAAAGAGGAACGAAGAAACAAGAATTTGCCGACCAACCCTCCTAATCGGAATTTGCTATGAATTCATGTTTCCCTCCCCACCGCCGCCACCCCTCCGCCACCCCCACCCCTATGCCTCCACCTCCCCTTTTCACATCACCATGGTCCAGACCTGGATCGTAGCTATGCCTCAAAGTCTCCGACTATTGAGGTCCTGTCAAGTTATCAGGAATGTACTCAACAGAGACAAAACCCCACCCTTCAAAGCACTTTTCCAGAGCCAAAGTCACGAAGAATCATCTGCCACGAATGGTCTAGTCTGGGAGTttctggttttttttctttattatttttctgtGATTGAGGCGATTGTGAGAGGGTTCGTCTGTGATGGGGTGATGTGGCAGCAAAAAATGgccattaaattttatttttaaaagtaaAAATGACATGGATTGGCCACATAATCGAAAATGTTTGACATGTGTCACCTAATTGACATGTAAGCAAATTCCGTTAAGAAATTGGTCGGAATTAGACCGGAATGACTTAATTGTTTAAAAttagaacattgagtgacccaaattaaaaattttatctttGTATGATCTAATTGCAAATAGAGAGaaatatctttcagtgacctatttgCACTTAACCCGAAAGAAATCCAAGGATATGAGATATGAAGTCTTAaaaaattcttattaaaattattgATTATACTCATAAATTAAGGCTTACAGTTTAAAATAGAACCATTAACATATTTGAAGTAAATTATTGTTTGTACATCGAAAGAAAACAGCATCTTCAGACTTCACGTGATGCATCAATtccaaaaaattattaattattgttGTGCTACTTTTAACATAAGTAAATTATTGTTGTTTCCCACTTTATAATAATACTAATACTAATactaatactaataataaaatctGATTCTCCTAATTGTTCAAACTCAGAAAGGACTATAAAAGATCCACTAAATTGCATGATTTCATTTTCTCAATTGCAACTCATTATCATCTGAGTTTGAACAATtaggcagaaaaaaaaaaatggcaacaCTGACAGCAGTGCCTTTAGGTTTACCATCCCACACCAAGCAAGTAATTTCACCTCCACTTTGGAATAAACCTGCCGTCTTCGCCACTGGGTTTTCCACTGGCTTCACTATGAACAAGTCACCAAGAAGGCCTAATTATCAGGTGCAAGCTTCCACCAAGACGGATCAAGAAATTTTGCGTAAACGCGCAAACTTCGCTCCCAATATGTGGGGTGATCATTTTAATACCATCACCTCTTCCACCTTTTCGGTAGGGATTATGCAGCATTATCAATCAATAGTAATAAGCTttgatatatgtgtgtgtgtgtgtatatatatatatatgttgcattATGTATAAATCAATATTAATTCCATGGTGATATGCAGGAATATGAATCATACACAAGAGAGGTAAATGTTCTAAAAGAAGAAGTGAAGGATATGTTAATGGCTGCAACAAGGAATCCAGTCCAGAATATTCATTTGATTGACTTGCTATCTAGGCTGGGACTGGCATATCACTACGAAACTGAGATTGAACTCCAATTACATCACATATTTTACGGCGAAGATAACATTTTCCGCGATCATGACTATGATTTGGATACTATGGCTCGTCTGTTCCGGTTATGTCGACAGTATGGATATGACATATCTTGTGGTACGTATCATGTGTTTAAATAGTAATTATACAGCTTGTTATGGTAGAGATTACGACTTGTTGTATTTGCGTTTTGTGAATCATCAGTTGTGTTCAATAAATTCCTGGATGGTGAAGGAAAGTTGAAGGCAAATCTTGTGAGCGATACAAAAGCAATGTTGAATTTGTATGAAGCTTGTCATGTTAGCCTGCTTGGAGAAGATATTCTAGACAAAGCCCTTTCGCTTACGACTACTCATTTGAAGGCCTTGGTGAAGGAGACAAGCCAGCATCTGGCACAACATATAATGAATGCCTTGGAGCAGCCCTTCCACAAGGGTGCGCCAAGATTAGAGGCAAGAAAGTATATTGCTTTCTATGAGAAAGAGGAGTGTAGGCATGACAAGATTCTCAAATTCGCAAAGTTGGACTTCAATCGAGTGCAATTATTATACCAACAGGAACTCAACCATCTCACcaggtatgtgtgtgtgtgtgtgtatatatatatatatataacttatgaaacatgctACTTCCATCTATGAAAGTCcaacccaaacaactcatagAGTTATTGTTTAAACAATTTTTTCCTTAAAAGAACAGTCTTCAATTGAGAGTTGTTAGATCTAAACTTATCAACCACTTTGCTTTCCCTCAACTTTTCGATGTGAGACTTTTATCTTAACACTTCTCTGTACTTGTTGGCTCGGTATGCGAGATCCAGCAAATGAATTATATTTGTTAAGATCCCCTCACATGTGAATGGTCCGTCCATTGAACATCCGAAATGTCCTACAAATGACCCGTAAGGGATTGAATACCCCTCACACGTGGATGGTCCGTCCATAAGGACATCCGAAAAGCCCAACAGGTAACCTAAACTGGTGGAGTTAAGTGAATCCGACATCGTAGTTGGGTCATGCTCCAATTAAGTCCGATACCATGTAAGAAAATCTAATCCAAACAACTAGTAgagatattatccgctttgggtcTCAAAGCTCACACGGTTTTGTTCTTAAAAGGGCCATCTTCAATTGAGAGGTGTTAGATCTTAATTTGTAAAACACTTTGCTTTCTTTGAACTTTTCGACGTAAGAATTTTATCTTGACATGACCATCACAAGTAACCTCAGAACAAGCAACTTAATAATTTACTTGTTCCGCAGTTGGTGGAAGGATACCAATCTGGCTTCCGAGTGCCCTTACACCAGAGATAGAATTGTGGAGATGTATGGATGGGCAGCAATATCAACATTCGAGCCATATTATGGACGGGCCAGAATTATTTATACCAAAACGATAATGTTGCAGTCTGCAATGGATGACGGATATGACTCCTACGGCACACCTGAAGAACTTGAAAGTTTTACAGAGGCTATTCAAAGGTTTGACatccatttattatttttctcttgCCTTAATTAGAGATTTTAACGTAGGGGTAGAGTGTCTGCCCATACGTACGTTATAAACTGTACTAAACAAGCACTATATAATACTTATaagatatttataatttaaaatgtTTAGCTGTTATACGTCTCGCCATACTGTGCTATGGAAGTTGTttgcttaaaataaaaaatatatatgttatatgtagATTTGACTACAAATGATGTCATGTCTTTGAATGACATTTTGTTTTACGTACTGAGTTACCTCTACTTACGAATATCACATAAAATTGCTGAAAAAAGTCATCTAAATTTTATCAgtaaaatatttgtaatttacTAATTTTGCTATCACAAATTTCAGTAAGTACATAATAGAATTTAGTAAGATGTCATATTTTTTCAGTAAAAAGTAATATAGCAGAGTGATACTAATTAAAGAATTCTGGTTTAGGTGGGATATGTCTGCGATGGATCTGCTACCAGATTATTTAAAGAATTATTATCGCATTCTCCTAAATCATTATGAAGAGTTAGACAAAGAAATGACCGCTGAAGGAAGACCTTATAGTGTCTCTCGCTTAAAGGAATTGGTAAGCTAATAACgactacattatatatatatatacacactatatatatatagataaaggaattctcacataaggaaTTGATAAGCTAATAAGACATTGATGCAGCTCCTAATTCTGTGCCATTCTTCTTCCACTAATCAAGCGATTTAAATGTGATGACTGAATTAAAGGGATGCAGCTGTATCAGCTGGGATTCCTTCCATCAATGTCTTGACTTTGCTAATTGTTTCCAAAATGGCTAGGAGATCTCTGTAATCTTGTATTTTCTTGGATTCCTCGGGATGATCCTCTGTGATATGCAACTAACCCATGttacccttatgtgagaattcatatatatatatatatatgtatatagaggaattttcacataagggtctaatgtaagggtgtaaaataagggtctatgtttacaccattaatttcaaacatgtgggacccaaaacgGTGGACCCCACTTGTTATCTCATTTATTCCCACTATTAAAACGTaattcttattttacacccttctattagactcttatgtgagaattcatatatatatatatatatgtatgtatatacactaTAAGTATATAGAGCAAGCGTTTGTCATTATTTCTTCAATTTATTGAgtgacttaattaattaatgttttgttttgttttgtttgcgaTAACAAGGTTAAGGAAGTTTCAGATGCCTATCATAAGGAAACTCAGTGGTTTGACAAAGGATATATTCCCCCATTTAATGAATACATGATGACTGCACGTATAACAGGTTCTTGTCAAGTAATTACAGCGGCATCTTTTGTTGGGATGGAAAATGCAACAGCTGATGCATTTGAATGGTTGCAAAGTAGTCGCAGACTTATAATGGCAGTCAACACAATCCTTCGTCTTACCAATGACATCCTATCTCATAAGgtatgctatatatatacaagttattatatatatttgtcttACCATCTAACCCTTAAAATacttgttcttgttttttttttttttttctttaagcgTGAGCAAACAACTGGGGAATCTGCTTCGAGCATTGAATGCTATATGAGGCAATATAGTCTCTCAGAAGAGGAGgtgattgaaaattttgaaaagacgATTGCCAATCAGTGGAAGATCATCAACGAGGAGTTTATGAAGCCAACTCCTATCTCAAATCATCTCGTATCGGTAGCCATAAACCAGGCACGCAGCTGCGGACCATGGTTCCAATTTGGAGATGCATATACAGAACCAGAATATGCCAAGGATATAATCTCCTTAATGTTCATAGAAAAAATCCACATATAACAATTAATTTTGAGCAATAAGTTCGTTCATTTGCATTATTAATTCAAATAAGTTACATCtgtataaataataaaatgtgtTTGTGAACTCATTGAACTTCTCATGCTTTCCTTGTCAAATACTGAACGGAGGATATGTAGAGAGATGCACGCTTGAATACTATTTAGAGTACTATGTCAGCGTCTTTAATTAGGGGAATGCTATCTGCCCTCACGTACGTCTGTCCTTTCTCCATTCCCACGGCTTCTCAAGGTTCGATGAAGCCCACAACCCAACTCGTTTCGCTCGAGCCTCTTTCTCCCACGTATATGATTACATATATGGAACCTAGCtattagctatatatatatggtttagTCAGTGGTAGGGCCTACGAGTTGGACTCCTTCAAGTCCGGACTCAGCCTGTTTTGTCAAAGCAGCCTAAAAATAGGCCCGAGCGTTGCCCTTTTGTCATACGAGCCGAGCCGCTCCCTAGCTGCTCTAAGATTAGGTGTCCTTGGGGGCAGGCGGTTGCCCaggtgtagtaaccggttttcgtccggcaaaaaaaaaaatacaaaaataaaaaatatataaaatatataaaatatataaaatatattaaaaataaacaaaaaataaacaaaaaataaaaaaaaagataaagtggtcgaaaatgagaaaagaaaaaaagaaagtgagaaaataataataaaagaaaatgggaTTGATTGTTCCTAACAACAAATGGTTGCCTTTCGACTTACCCACTTAAAAAAAGGATGGGTAGTGGCTCAAAAAGGAATCTTTTTTCAATCCCATATTTTCCAAGAATAAGAGGTGGATCAACTTTATTTTGTCTGCGATGATGCCATTGACTTTTTGGTGGGTTGGGTAGATATCCAGGGAAGCACATAGAGAGGAAGGAGAGGCGTGAGGGAAGAGAGGAGAGCGGACAAAAAAGAAGACGGTGAGAGGGAGGAAGAACAATCACGGTACAgaggaaaaacacaaaaaaatcaagGGAGGAAATCGGGAAAGAAAAGGAACCGGGAAACAGAAAGGAAAGCAAGGAAACCGAGTCGCTTATTCGCTTTAGGAAGGTAATCTTGCATGGTTCTATTTCTCTGTTGTTCCCTTGGTATTACTTCCACATATTCCCGTTTGCTTGGTTGAAGAATACGTATATTGTGATGTGTTTTTCTGTGATGATTTGCTCCAAACTCTGTATTTCTCTAATTTCATTTCGGTCATACATCCCTGTTTCAAGTCTGATTTTATTCAGACTCTATATCTGAATTACAAGTCTGTTATTACTTGGTGTTACTGGGTATTGCTCTGTATTATAAGTCTggtatttcatatttaatgttctaCTTCAAATCTGGTATTACAAGTCCGGTATTattctgtttttgtttatgaATGGTGTATGCACGTATATGTATAGtgtattgtgtttgtatatgtatatgtaccagcttgtggatgtgtttatatatgtatatgtgcatacatgatatggttgtgtatgatattgtatatgtttatatgtgtatatgaatctttaaatatggaagtaatttgatattatatttgaatacctatTTGACCTTCCTCTTGTTGAATTTTGCTACGTGGATTGGGCTTGGCTCCATCGggatcgggcttggatattatttggacgagttgatggaggcttgagcaatttcaagattttgtttggtttattgcaatttgtgtatatttggcctccccatattgtgtaatttatcttattcatgtcgatttgtataatttcgacatttattatttggattatttgtacaagtatggattatgaatatataggcttaaagttgaatataggtcatttcaattaaagaaagaaatcataagttgatttcctttatttgaattatgaaccttatttgattttcatttatgaatttgccataagttggcaataataggttaaattgatagatgacacttttctaaataatcatttataccataagttggtatttaaaattaaacctaccaaaagttggtagatcattttatcatttatgccataagttggtatttaaaattaaacctaccaaaagttggtaggtcattttatcatttatgtcataagttggtatttaaaattaaacctactaaaagttggtagggcattttattaaataaaccataagttggtatctaaaattaaacctactaaaagttggtagggcattttattaaataaaccataagttggtatctaaaattaaacctaccgaaagttggtaggacattttatcattaacaccataagttggtgttttaaattaaatctaccaaaagttggtagtgtgtccccaaataaaaactatcataagttttagtaatattacaatttcttttaatgctatcataagttgatagtattcttacaaatcttttcccaaaactatcataagttgatagtgttatttcaaacctatatccaaataaaaaccatcataaattgatagtaatattccaagctttttttttaaacactatcataagttgataagtgtgttgaaagtaataattcaaactttaacaattatatcttgcaaagagcaagtatccataagatagccatgaaattaattagggtaaccgttttcaaac is from Tripterygium wilfordii isolate XIE 37 chromosome 14, ASM1340144v1, whole genome shotgun sequence and encodes:
- the LOC120014130 gene encoding probable terpene synthase 6, encoding MATLTAVPLGLPSHTKQVISPPLWNKPAVFATGFSTGFTMNKSPRRPNYQVQASTKTDQEILRKRANFAPNMWGDHFNTITSSTFSVGIMQHYQSIEYESYTREVNVLKEEVKDMLMAATRNPVQNIHLIDLLSRLGLAYHYETEIELQLHHIFYGEDNIFRDHDYDLDTMARLFRLCRQYGYDISCVVFNKFLDGEGKLKANLVSDTKAMLNLYEACHVSLLGEDILDKALSLTTTHLKALVKETSQHLAQHIMNALEQPFHKGAPRLEARKYIAFYEKEECRHDKILKFAKLDFNRVQLLYQQELNHLTSWWKDTNLASECPYTRDRIVEMYGWAAISTFEPYYGRARIIYTKTIMLQSAMDDGYDSYGTPEELESFTEAIQRWDMSAMDLLPDYLKNYYRILLNHYEELDKEMTAEGRPYSVSRLKELVKEVSDAYHKETQWFDKGYIPPFNEYMMTARITGSCQVITAASFVGMENATADAFEWLQSSRRLIMAVNTILRLTNDILSHKREQTTGESASSIECYMRQYSLSEEEVIENFEKTIANQWKIINEEFMKPTPISNHLVSVAINQARSCGPWFQFGDAYTEPEYAKDIISLMFIEKIHI